One genomic segment of Pandoraea sputorum includes these proteins:
- the rfaE2 gene encoding D-glycero-beta-D-manno-heptose 1-phosphate adenylyltransferase, producing MSTPQVIPPADFEAKILSREALAALAPTLPRPLVFTNGVFDILHRGHVTYLAQARALGGCLIVGVNTDASVRTLGKGDDRPINNENDRAALLAALRSVDYVVTFGETTPEALIAAVRPDILVKGGDYDMDKLPESALVRGWGGKAVAIPFEHQRSTTSLLKKVRAQS from the coding sequence ATGTCAACTCCCCAAGTCATTCCTCCGGCCGATTTCGAGGCCAAGATCCTCTCACGCGAAGCGCTTGCTGCGTTGGCGCCGACGCTGCCGCGCCCATTGGTGTTCACCAACGGCGTCTTCGACATTCTGCATCGCGGTCATGTGACCTATCTGGCGCAAGCACGTGCGCTTGGCGGATGTCTGATCGTAGGCGTGAATACGGACGCTTCGGTGCGCACCCTCGGTAAGGGCGACGATCGCCCCATCAACAACGAAAACGATCGTGCGGCCTTGCTCGCGGCGTTGCGAAGCGTCGACTATGTGGTGACGTTCGGTGAAACGACGCCCGAAGCGCTGATTGCCGCGGTGCGGCCCGACATTCTGGTGAAGGGGGGCGATTACGACATGGACAAGCTGCCGGAGTCTGCGCTGGTGCGCGGCTGGGGCGGCAAGGCAGTGGCCATTCCGTTCGAACATCAGCGCTCGACGACGTCGCTGCTCAAGAAAGTGCGGGCTCAATCATGA
- a CDS encoding asparaginase — MSVAPLVEVTRGANGVDTVECIHYGSVAVVDAQGRLRYAAGDPSFLTFSRSTLKPFQALPFVEGDGVPHFGLTQPELALLCASHSGESFHVDGVKSLLSKAGCDEHHLQCGCHVPTFYSATGKRAPADLKPTPLHHNCSGKHAGFLAYCAQHGLPLDTYLDPSHPLQQRIRARVGDVVGVSGDALPLGIDGCSAPNYALPLDKLAAAYARLAVSDDAALSTLFDAMTQQPEMVSGTARNDLAFMRMAPGDWVAKIGADGVQTIGVRSAGLGIAIKVVDGNMRALYTAAVAVLKALGLVDAPEATGLAPWVSPVVKNARGTQTGVVRAVVDLKRVS; from the coding sequence ATGAGTGTCGCTCCTCTCGTTGAAGTTACACGCGGCGCCAACGGTGTCGATACTGTCGAGTGCATCCATTATGGTTCGGTGGCTGTGGTCGACGCGCAGGGGCGCTTGCGCTATGCCGCAGGCGATCCGTCGTTCCTCACGTTTTCGCGCTCCACGCTTAAGCCATTTCAGGCACTACCCTTCGTGGAAGGCGACGGTGTGCCGCACTTCGGTCTGACGCAACCTGAGCTTGCTCTGCTGTGCGCGAGCCATTCCGGCGAGTCGTTTCACGTTGACGGCGTGAAAAGTCTGCTGAGCAAAGCCGGGTGCGACGAACATCACTTGCAGTGCGGATGCCACGTACCGACGTTCTATTCCGCCACAGGCAAGCGCGCACCGGCCGATCTGAAGCCGACGCCGTTGCACCATAACTGCTCGGGCAAGCATGCGGGCTTTCTCGCGTACTGCGCGCAACACGGTTTACCTCTCGACACCTATCTCGATCCTTCGCACCCGTTGCAGCAGCGCATTCGCGCACGTGTGGGCGACGTTGTCGGTGTTTCGGGCGATGCGCTACCACTGGGTATCGACGGTTGTTCCGCGCCGAACTACGCGTTGCCGCTCGACAAGCTGGCAGCGGCGTACGCGCGTCTCGCGGTAAGTGACGACGCGGCGCTCTCGACCCTATTCGACGCGATGACGCAGCAGCCGGAGATGGTGTCGGGTACCGCACGCAACGACCTCGCCTTCATGCGCATGGCGCCGGGCGACTGGGTGGCGAAAATCGGCGCGGACGGTGTACAGACCATCGGTGTTCGCTCCGCTGGTCTGGGCATCGCCATCAAGGTGGTCGACGGCAACATGCGTGCGCTCTACACCGCAGCGGTAGCCGTCCTTAAGGCACTGGGCCTCGTCGATGCCCCGGAAGCCACCGGTCTTGCCCCGTGGGTGTCGCCCGTCGTCAAGAACGCGCGTGGCACGCAAACCGGCGTTGTGCGGGCTGTCGTTGACTTGAAGCGAGTGAGCTGA
- a CDS encoding SPOR domain-containing protein, with the protein MPDKHEEASEMLRALLLVMFLAANAAFAAVQLGWLKWRDVLPEAGREPARVKAQLDPEHIRLTGADISGGTPVRASSVAAEAPGNASGNAASRDAAASSATATVATQAVAAAAPGVVASDASAAQAAAVAATSSCLDIGPFAANDAQQARGLLLAALPAGQGDIQSVAVDKRYWVHLDPVPNKAAADKQVAQLRSAGVTEYFLLNDEGSNIVVSLGLFNDKDRATRLMATAQKKGLTPQLSERPNAKSRIIYRIAGINANAATQVRGVVTQQWSAQLVKACPAPAGSPPAGVH; encoded by the coding sequence GCACGAGGAGGCGTCTGAGATGTTGCGCGCGTTGTTGCTCGTCATGTTTCTCGCGGCAAACGCAGCATTTGCGGCCGTGCAACTGGGCTGGCTGAAATGGCGTGACGTGCTGCCGGAAGCCGGCCGCGAACCGGCCCGCGTAAAGGCGCAACTCGACCCCGAGCACATCCGGCTGACGGGTGCGGACATCAGTGGCGGGACGCCGGTACGCGCGTCGTCGGTGGCGGCCGAAGCGCCGGGCAACGCAAGCGGAAATGCCGCGTCTCGTGACGCCGCCGCATCATCGGCAACTGCAACGGTAGCGACTCAGGCGGTGGCTGCCGCTGCGCCAGGCGTCGTCGCGAGCGATGCCAGCGCGGCTCAGGCGGCCGCGGTCGCCGCAACGTCTTCCTGCCTCGATATCGGTCCGTTTGCCGCAAACGATGCGCAACAGGCGCGCGGCCTGCTGCTCGCCGCGCTGCCTGCCGGTCAGGGCGACATTCAGTCTGTCGCCGTCGACAAACGCTACTGGGTGCATCTCGACCCGGTGCCGAACAAGGCGGCTGCGGACAAACAGGTCGCGCAATTGCGCTCGGCAGGCGTGACCGAATACTTCCTGCTCAACGACGAGGGTTCGAATATCGTCGTCTCGCTTGGGCTGTTCAACGACAAAGATCGCGCGACGCGTCTGATGGCGACCGCGCAAAAGAAAGGCCTGACGCCGCAATTGAGCGAAAGGCCGAATGCCAAGAGCCGGATCATCTATCGCATTGCCGGTATCAATGCGAACGCCGCCACGCAGGTGCGTGGCGTGGTCACGCAGCAGTGGTCGGCACAACTGGTGAAAGCATGCCCGGCGCCGGCGGGGAGTCCGCCCGCCGGTGTGCATTAG